The following proteins are encoded in a genomic region of Bacillus sp. (in: firmicutes):
- the rimI gene encoding ribosomal protein S18-alanine N-acetyltransferase: protein MEETVQFRFMTEEDIEQVYEIEISSFTLPWTKEAFFNEMTMNQYAKYIVMELSHLVIGYCGMWIILDECHITNVAVLPEYRGRKLGEVLLKQVIDFSKSLGVRLITLEVRVSNVVAQKLYKKYGFQAGGIRKNYYADNHEDALVMWVNIDE, encoded by the coding sequence ATGGAGGAAACTGTTCAATTCCGTTTCATGACGGAGGAAGATATTGAGCAAGTGTATGAGATTGAAATAAGCTCTTTTACATTGCCATGGACGAAAGAAGCTTTTTTCAATGAAATGACAATGAATCAATATGCTAAATATATCGTGATGGAGCTTAGTCATCTTGTAATCGGCTATTGTGGAATGTGGATTATTTTAGATGAGTGTCATATTACGAATGTTGCTGTCTTGCCGGAGTATCGCGGCAGGAAATTGGGCGAGGTACTTTTAAAGCAAGTCATTGATTTTAGCAAATCTTTAGGCGTAAGGCTAATAACGCTAGAGGTACGGGTATCAAATGTTGTCGCCCAGAAGCTTTATAAGAAATACGGATTTCAAGCGGGCGGGATTCGCAAAAATTATTATGCTGATAATCATGAGGATGCATTAGTAATGTGGGTGAATATAGATGAATGA